From Novosphingobium resinovorum, the proteins below share one genomic window:
- a CDS encoding glutamine amidotransferase yields the protein MKTALIIRHVPHEGVAGYRKPIEDAGYEVSRIDVTDPEFSTLDLREPDLLIMMGGPMGVYEQDRHPWIGCQLRRLAMRLEADRPTLGVCFGAQMMASALGARVFPGPAKEVGFHPVQVHEHAADSPLRHVREVPVLHWHGDTFTKPEGAEFLASTSLYEHQAFRRGRNQLALQFHAEMGEDPRFDAWIDQWPEAVVEAGGCPQALRQRHDELGPGAVAAGRAMIADWLQGLN from the coding sequence GTGAAGACCGCGCTCATCATCCGCCACGTTCCCCACGAAGGGGTCGCAGGCTATCGCAAACCCATCGAGGACGCCGGCTACGAAGTCAGCCGGATCGACGTCACCGACCCGGAATTCTCAACCCTCGATCTGCGCGAGCCGGACCTGCTCATCATGATGGGCGGGCCGATGGGCGTCTACGAGCAGGACCGTCATCCCTGGATCGGCTGCCAGCTACGCCGCCTTGCTATGCGACTGGAGGCGGACCGTCCGACGCTGGGCGTGTGCTTCGGCGCGCAGATGATGGCCAGCGCGCTCGGCGCCAGGGTGTTTCCCGGCCCGGCGAAGGAAGTCGGCTTCCACCCCGTTCAGGTTCACGAGCACGCCGCCGACAGCCCGCTGCGCCATGTGCGCGAAGTGCCGGTGCTGCACTGGCACGGCGACACGTTCACCAAGCCGGAGGGCGCGGAATTCCTGGCCTCGACCTCGCTTTACGAGCATCAGGCGTTCCGCCGGGGCCGCAATCAGCTGGCGTTGCAGTTCCATGCCGAAATGGGCGAGGACCCGCGCTTCGACGCCTGGATCGACCAGTGGCCCGAAGCCGTCGTCGAGGCGGGAGGCTGCCCTCAGGCACTCCGCCAGCGACACGACGAACTCGGCCCCGGCGCGGTTGCGGCGGGGCGCGCGATGATCGCTGACTGGCTGCAGGGCCTGAACTAG
- a CDS encoding inositol monophosphatase family protein yields the protein MAAISGLIRVIEKAARKAGNRLRRDFGEIEHLQVSRKGPADFVSKADQASERTIWDELRAARPDWGYLFEEAGEIEGDPTKPRFIVDPLDGTTNFLHGIPHFAISIAVQEPRLDGKGWGEVTAGLIYNPVTDESYWAEKARGAWLHDRRLRVSSRRHLDESLIATGIPFAGHGDHGVWTKIYHGLAPQVAGIRRFGSAALDLAWVASGRYEGFWESDLKPWDTAAGCLLVREAGGFVSDWKGRSNPICDTEILAGNDVLHSRLHKIVATALKA from the coding sequence ATGGCCGCCATTTCCGGTCTCATCCGCGTCATCGAGAAGGCCGCCCGCAAGGCCGGCAACCGCCTGCGTCGCGACTTCGGCGAAATCGAGCACCTGCAGGTCAGCCGCAAGGGCCCTGCGGACTTCGTGTCGAAGGCCGACCAGGCTTCCGAGCGCACCATCTGGGACGAACTGCGCGCCGCGCGGCCGGACTGGGGCTATCTGTTCGAGGAAGCCGGCGAGATCGAGGGCGACCCGACCAAGCCGCGCTTCATCGTCGATCCGCTCGACGGCACGACCAACTTCCTTCACGGCATCCCGCACTTCGCGATCTCGATCGCGGTGCAGGAGCCGCGTCTGGACGGGAAGGGCTGGGGTGAGGTCACCGCCGGCCTGATCTACAACCCGGTCACCGACGAAAGCTACTGGGCCGAGAAGGCACGCGGTGCGTGGCTGCACGACCGCCGCCTGCGCGTCTCCTCGCGCCGTCATCTCGACGAGAGCCTGATCGCAACCGGCATTCCCTTCGCGGGGCACGGCGATCACGGCGTCTGGACCAAGATCTATCACGGCCTCGCGCCGCAGGTGGCGGGCATTCGCCGCTTCGGATCGGCCGCGCTCGATCTCGCCTGGGTCGCCTCGGGCCGCTACGAGGGATTCTGGGAATCGGACCTCAAGCCGTGGGATACCGCAGCGGGTTGCCTGCTCGTGCGTGAGGCCGGTGGTTTCGTGTCGGACTGGAAGGGTCGTTCGAACCCGATCTGCGACACCGAAATCCTCGCGGGCAACGACGTGCTGCACTCGCGCCTGCACAAGATAGTTGCGACCGCCCTCAAGGCATGA
- the efp gene encoding elongation factor P — protein MKISGVDIRPGNILEYEKGIWKVAKTQHTQPGKGGAFMQVEMKNLIDGRKTNVRFRSADTVERVRLDTKDFQFLYAEGDDLVFMDTENYDQISLPADLLGDAAAFLQDGMQVSLEMWEERPISVQLPEQVEATIVEADAVVKGQTASSSYKPAVLDNGVRVMVPPHIESGTRIIVDVYEKTYVKKAD, from the coding sequence ATGAAGATCAGTGGCGTCGATATCCGTCCCGGTAACATCCTTGAATACGAAAAGGGCATCTGGAAGGTCGCGAAGACGCAGCACACGCAGCCCGGCAAGGGCGGTGCCTTCATGCAGGTCGAGATGAAGAACCTGATCGACGGCCGCAAGACCAACGTGCGCTTCCGCAGTGCCGACACCGTCGAGCGCGTCCGTTTGGACACCAAGGACTTCCAGTTCCTCTATGCCGAGGGCGACGACCTGGTATTCATGGATACCGAGAACTACGATCAGATCTCGCTTCCCGCCGATCTGCTGGGCGATGCTGCCGCGTTCCTTCAGGACGGCATGCAGGTGAGCCTGGAAATGTGGGAAGAGCGCCCGATTTCGGTCCAGCTCCCCGAGCAGGTCGAAGCCACCATCGTCGAAGCCGACGCCGTGGTGAAGGGCCAGACCGCCTCGTCCAGCTACAAGCCCGCCGTGCTCGACAACGGCGTGCGCGTGATGGTGCCGCCGCACATCGAAAGCGGTACGCGCATCATCGTGGACGTCTATGAAAAGACTTACGTGAAGAAGGCAGACTGA
- a CDS encoding SDR family NAD(P)-dependent oxidoreductase, protein MELQLQGKVAIVTGATANIGRAVALDLAAEGALPVLVGRDHEAGARLVTDCKARGAPEAVFVAADMLDPVSPAIVLKAAEALGPAAVLVNNVGGNVDQGLFVDSDPAKWMADIDLNFGTVLRMTHAVLPGMIARKAGAIVNVGSTAALVGDYMLPVYSAAKGAVHSFTVVLAKEVGAHGIRVNAVAPYATIPTDPASLSSGSRFNPETGLFSKGTASVSEEDRALRQRRTFVGRPFATPEEMAAMVTFLASARASFITGQVYPVDGGALL, encoded by the coding sequence ATGGAACTTCAACTGCAAGGCAAGGTCGCGATCGTCACCGGCGCGACCGCGAACATCGGCCGCGCCGTTGCGCTGGACCTCGCAGCCGAGGGCGCCCTGCCCGTCCTCGTCGGCAGAGACCACGAGGCAGGCGCAAGGCTGGTCACCGACTGCAAGGCGCGCGGCGCACCCGAGGCGGTGTTCGTCGCCGCCGACATGCTGGACCCTGTCTCTCCCGCGATAGTGCTGAAGGCCGCCGAAGCGCTCGGCCCCGCAGCGGTGCTGGTGAACAACGTCGGCGGCAACGTCGACCAGGGCCTCTTCGTCGATTCCGATCCGGCGAAATGGATGGCGGACATCGACCTCAACTTCGGCACCGTGCTGCGCATGACCCATGCCGTGCTGCCCGGCATGATCGCCCGCAAGGCCGGGGCGATTGTCAACGTCGGTTCAACCGCCGCACTGGTGGGCGACTACATGCTGCCGGTCTATTCGGCCGCCAAGGGGGCGGTGCACAGCTTCACCGTGGTGCTCGCCAAGGAAGTCGGCGCGCATGGGATTCGCGTCAATGCCGTCGCGCCTTACGCCACGATCCCGACCGACCCGGCCAGCCTCAGCAGCGGCAGCCGCTTCAACCCCGAAACCGGCCTGTTCTCGAAAGGCACCGCCAGCGTCAGCGAAGAGGACCGCGCGCTGCGCCAACGCCGCACGTTCGTCGGCCGTCCCTTTGCGACGCCTGAGGAAATGGCGGCGATGGTGACTTTTCTGGCCTCGGCGCGGGCCAGCTTCATCACCGGGCAGGTCTACCCCGTGGACGGCGGCGCCCTGCTCTGA
- a CDS encoding nuclear transport factor 2 family protein — MIDETALQTLLDKDAIRDLVLLYCRAIDRQDIALLRDLYTDDATDTHGDSFDGPAGDYCDFIARAFPHMPYSGHHVCNHLIAVDGDVGSGEVYGLAWHLIPTREGGREEDFMAVRYIDNYRRCADGRWRFSKRVVTYDFKLRRPFDGGGLLGLAERDPSYAECLQPLFRRGART, encoded by the coding sequence ATGATCGATGAGACCGCCCTGCAGACCCTTCTCGACAAGGACGCGATCCGCGACCTGGTGCTGCTCTACTGCCGCGCGATCGACCGGCAGGACATCGCCCTGCTGCGCGACCTCTATACCGATGACGCCACCGACACCCATGGCGACAGCTTCGACGGCCCGGCGGGGGACTACTGCGACTTCATCGCCCGAGCCTTCCCGCACATGCCCTACTCCGGGCATCACGTATGCAACCACCTGATCGCGGTCGATGGAGACGTGGGCAGCGGCGAGGTCTACGGCCTGGCCTGGCACCTCATCCCAACCCGCGAAGGCGGGCGCGAGGAGGATTTCATGGCCGTGCGCTACATCGACAACTACCGGCGCTGTGCCGACGGGCGATGGCGCTTCTCAAAACGCGTCGTCACTTACGACTTCAAGCTGCGACGGCCGTTCGACGGCGGTGGCCTGCTGGGCCTTGCGGAGCGCGACCCC